Proteins found in one Streptomyces sp. NBC_00461 genomic segment:
- a CDS encoding ferredoxin, with the protein MKASVDSAKCSGHARCNAVAPQVFTVDDDGYSDIGSDKAVPPELEAAARAGATNCPERAITLSS; encoded by the coding sequence ATGAAAGCATCCGTCGACTCGGCCAAGTGCAGCGGTCACGCGCGCTGCAACGCGGTCGCCCCGCAGGTCTTCACCGTGGACGACGACGGCTACAGCGACATCGGCTCCGACAAGGCGGTGCCCCCGGAGCTGGAGGCCGCGGCGCGCGCCGGGGCCACCAACTGCCCGGAGCGCGCCATCACGCTCAGCTCCTGA
- a CDS encoding NAD(P)-dependent oxidoreductase codes for MRVGFVGLGDQGAPIAARIAAAGVDCTVWARRPETLDPFRAGPARVADALADLGEGVDLLGTCLFDVAGTWEVLFGPAGVAPAMPAGATIAVHSTISPDEVRALAREAATYGLHLLDAPVSGGRIRAEAGELITMVGGEQSTFARFEPLLRTFSAEVVHVGPVGAGQHAKLLNNAMLAAHLALAADAFRIAEGHGIDPVAFGKVLAGGSGRSFGVEMYARAGGLAAVARSQARPTLGKDVALLADSMVSAREGGLLLSAARAAIAGLDAAADD; via the coding sequence ATGCGCGTCGGTTTCGTCGGCCTGGGCGACCAGGGCGCGCCCATCGCCGCGCGCATCGCGGCGGCGGGGGTCGACTGCACGGTGTGGGCCCGCCGCCCCGAGACGCTCGACCCCTTCCGCGCCGGTCCGGCCCGGGTGGCCGACGCCCTCGCCGACCTCGGCGAGGGCGTCGACCTGCTCGGGACCTGCCTGTTCGACGTGGCCGGCACATGGGAGGTCCTCTTCGGGCCGGCCGGTGTCGCACCGGCGATGCCGGCCGGCGCGACGATCGCGGTGCACAGCACGATCTCGCCCGACGAGGTGCGGGCACTGGCCCGCGAGGCCGCGACGTACGGTCTGCACCTGCTGGACGCCCCGGTCAGCGGTGGCCGGATCCGCGCGGAGGCGGGCGAACTCATCACGATGGTCGGCGGCGAGCAGAGCACGTTCGCCCGCTTCGAGCCGCTGCTGCGGACGTTCTCCGCCGAGGTCGTGCACGTGGGACCCGTGGGTGCGGGCCAGCACGCCAAGTTGCTGAACAACGCCATGCTTGCCGCGCACCTCGCCCTCGCGGCGGACGCCTTCCGGATCGCCGAAGGCCACGGGATCGATCCCGTGGCCTTCGGAAAGGTGCTCGCGGGCGGCTCGGGCCGGAGCTTCGGCGTCGAAATGTACGCTCGTGCCGGCGGACTGGCGGCCGTCGCCCGGTCCCAGGCCCGGCCGACGCTCGGCAAGGACGTCGCACTGCTGGCCGACTCGATGGTGTCCGCCCGCGAGGGCGGGCTTCTGCTCTCGGCAGCCCGAGCGGCGATCGCCGGGCTCGACGCGGCCGCCGACGACTGA
- a CDS encoding mycofactocin-coupled SDR family oxidoreductase: MTGRVTGKVALITGAARGQGRSHAVQLAREGADIIAVDYLTSFDTISYPMATQEDQQQTVKEVEALGRRILTIQADVRDGAAMRKAVADGVAEFGKIDVVVANAGICAMTKDQPLQAWVDVSGVDFGGVLNTLNAAIPHLGAGASLVVTGSLAALVKGGPSKEPGGVAYAWAKRSLVSLVHDLALVLAPHSIRLNGVHPTNCNTDMLHHEAMYQTFRPDLEHPTREDATEAFPVMQAIPVPWVEPSDVSQVIVFLASDESRYITGQFINCDAGGHLKI; the protein is encoded by the coding sequence ATGACAGGTCGGGTTACGGGCAAGGTCGCACTGATCACCGGTGCCGCACGCGGGCAAGGACGCAGTCACGCCGTCCAGCTCGCCCGCGAGGGCGCGGACATCATCGCGGTCGACTATCTCACCTCCTTCGACACCATCAGCTACCCGATGGCGACGCAGGAGGATCAGCAACAGACGGTGAAGGAGGTCGAGGCGCTCGGCCGGCGGATCCTCACCATCCAGGCCGATGTCCGCGACGGGGCCGCCATGCGGAAGGCGGTGGCCGACGGCGTCGCGGAGTTCGGCAAGATCGACGTCGTGGTGGCCAACGCCGGTATCTGCGCGATGACGAAGGACCAGCCCCTGCAGGCGTGGGTGGACGTCAGCGGCGTCGACTTCGGCGGCGTGCTCAACACCCTCAACGCGGCGATTCCGCACCTCGGTGCCGGTGCCTCGCTGGTGGTCACCGGTTCCCTCGCCGCCCTGGTCAAGGGCGGCCCGAGCAAGGAGCCGGGCGGCGTGGCCTACGCCTGGGCCAAGCGCTCGCTCGTCTCGCTTGTCCATGACCTCGCGCTCGTGCTGGCGCCCCACTCCATTCGCCTCAACGGGGTGCACCCGACCAACTGCAACACCGACATGCTCCACCACGAGGCCATGTACCAGACGTTCCGGCCGGATCTGGAGCACCCCACGCGCGAGGACGCGACCGAGGCGTTCCCGGTGATGCAGGCCATACCGGTGCCGTGGGTGGAACCCTCGGACGTCAGCCAGGTGATCGTCTTCCTGGCCTCGGACGAGTCGCGCTACATCACCGGGCAGTTCATCAACTGCGACGCCGGAGGACATCTCAAAATCTGA
- a CDS encoding NAD(P)/FAD-dependent oxidoreductase, which translates to MRADVRQVVVVGAGLGGLTVAEELRRLGFGGSVVVVGAEAEPPYDRPPLSKEVLKGTRANPPLLREPKELDALGLDLRLGTVARGVDTTARRVHLEGGGELPYDVLVIATGARARRWEAAGAAANVWSLRTAQDAAHIAAAVAGRGRIGVLGAGFIGCEVAASARETGCDVTLVEVRSAPLSHALGPQAGAEIARRHRAAGVDLRCGVTIDEVVLDGENLSAVRLSDGRSVALDALVVGLGVVPDTEWVEGSGIAVDDGVVCDASGRTSHEDVYAVGDVARWVNARTGRHRRIEHWTTTTEQAAIVASGIAGHERRVLDEVPYFWSDQYGTKIQCVGEPDAGADITVRMTGAGGDRPLYLYSRHGELTGVLGFGLARVVTRLRALVTERTALGDALDVVDGLHPQAPSRTNSPA; encoded by the coding sequence GTGAGGGCCGACGTGCGGCAGGTGGTGGTCGTGGGCGCCGGCCTCGGTGGTCTGACCGTGGCAGAGGAACTGCGCAGGCTCGGCTTCGGCGGGTCCGTCGTCGTGGTCGGCGCGGAGGCCGAGCCGCCCTACGACCGGCCGCCGCTGTCGAAAGAGGTACTGAAGGGCACGCGCGCCAACCCGCCACTGCTGCGCGAGCCGAAGGAACTGGACGCCCTCGGACTGGATCTGCGGCTGGGCACCGTGGCGAGGGGCGTGGATACCACGGCTCGCCGAGTCCACCTGGAGGGCGGCGGAGAGCTGCCCTACGACGTGCTCGTCATCGCGACCGGCGCACGGGCCCGCCGGTGGGAAGCCGCCGGTGCCGCGGCGAACGTCTGGTCCCTGCGCACCGCACAGGACGCCGCCCACATCGCTGCGGCCGTCGCGGGCCGGGGCCGCATCGGCGTGCTCGGTGCCGGCTTCATCGGGTGCGAGGTGGCGGCCAGTGCCCGGGAGACGGGCTGCGACGTGACCCTCGTAGAGGTCCGCTCGGCGCCACTGTCACACGCGCTCGGTCCGCAAGCGGGAGCCGAGATCGCCAGACGCCATCGGGCGGCCGGGGTCGACTTGCGGTGCGGGGTGACGATCGACGAGGTCGTCCTGGACGGTGAGAACCTTTCCGCGGTCCGGCTCTCCGACGGCAGGAGTGTCGCGCTCGACGCGTTGGTGGTCGGCCTCGGCGTCGTCCCGGACACCGAGTGGGTCGAGGGCTCGGGGATCGCGGTCGACGACGGCGTCGTGTGCGACGCGTCCGGGCGGACGTCCCACGAGGACGTCTACGCCGTCGGCGACGTCGCGCGCTGGGTCAATGCACGCACCGGTCGGCACCGGCGGATCGAGCACTGGACCACCACGACCGAGCAGGCGGCGATCGTGGCGAGTGGCATCGCCGGGCACGAGCGCCGGGTGCTCGACGAGGTGCCGTACTTCTGGAGCGACCAGTACGGCACGAAGATCCAGTGCGTCGGCGAACCGGACGCGGGCGCCGACATCACCGTACGGATGACCGGTGCGGGCGGAGACCGGCCGCTGTACCTCTACAGCCGTCACGGCGAGCTGACCGGCGTCCTCGGATTCGGTCTCGCCCGCGTCGTGACGCGGCTGCGGGCGCTGGTCACGGAACGGACGGCACTCGGGGACGCCCTGGACGTTGTCGACGGACTGCACCCGCAGGCGCCGTCACGGACGAATTCACCAGCATGA
- a CDS encoding CaiB/BaiF CoA transferase family protein, with translation MKRPMEGVRIVEVAQYTFVPASGGVLAEWGAEVIKIEHAVRGDAQRGLVKLLGLDVVPTTSFFPIMEGPNRGKRSVGIALEVPEGRALLDELIRSADVFVTNFLPSAREKLRINVDDIRAVNPDIIYVRGTGFGARGEDAGKGGYDSTAFWGRAGSADGVTPVGADRLARMPSGAYGDSMGGLTMAGGIAAALYARKATGEPSVVDVSLLGLGAWATQYSVNQALLVGGPLPKVQEPRHGSSSNPLAGSFRTADGRWLLLTMLQPTRYWPEFCERMGRPELVTDPRFAGGAVLEHGAEGGDIVAEIIGGITLDEWCRRMEGAQGQWALVQNAYEVGMDPALRENGFITKVVDADGVERELVANPVQFDETPVKSRRAPQFAEHTDDVLRDLGKSEEEIIDLKLLGAVT, from the coding sequence GTGAAACGTCCCATGGAAGGCGTACGGATCGTCGAGGTCGCCCAGTACACGTTCGTGCCGGCGTCCGGCGGGGTCCTCGCCGAGTGGGGGGCCGAGGTCATCAAGATCGAGCACGCGGTCCGCGGCGACGCGCAGCGTGGCCTGGTGAAACTGCTCGGCCTCGACGTCGTGCCGACGACATCCTTTTTCCCGATCATGGAGGGCCCGAACCGGGGCAAGCGCAGTGTCGGCATCGCCCTGGAGGTGCCGGAAGGCCGTGCGCTGCTGGACGAGCTGATCCGCTCGGCCGACGTGTTCGTCACGAACTTCCTGCCGAGCGCGCGGGAGAAGCTGCGCATCAACGTCGACGACATCCGCGCGGTCAATCCCGACATCATCTACGTCCGCGGCACCGGCTTCGGCGCCCGGGGCGAGGACGCGGGCAAGGGCGGATATGACAGCACGGCGTTCTGGGGAAGGGCTGGGAGCGCCGACGGCGTCACGCCGGTCGGCGCCGACCGGCTGGCCAGGATGCCGTCGGGCGCGTACGGCGACTCAATGGGCGGCCTGACCATGGCCGGCGGCATCGCGGCCGCGCTGTACGCCCGCAAGGCGACCGGCGAGCCGTCGGTCGTGGACGTGTCCCTGCTGGGCCTCGGCGCCTGGGCGACCCAGTACTCCGTCAACCAGGCCCTGCTCGTCGGCGGCCCGTTGCCCAAGGTCCAGGAGCCGCGGCACGGCTCGTCGTCGAACCCGCTGGCCGGGTCCTTCCGCACGGCCGACGGCCGCTGGCTGCTGCTGACCATGCTCCAGCCCACCAGGTACTGGCCCGAGTTCTGCGAGCGCATGGGACGGCCGGAACTGGTGACCGACCCGCGCTTCGCGGGCGGCGCCGTCCTGGAGCACGGCGCCGAGGGCGGTGACATCGTCGCGGAGATCATCGGCGGTATCACCCTCGACGAGTGGTGCCGGCGGATGGAGGGCGCGCAGGGACAGTGGGCACTCGTGCAGAACGCCTACGAGGTCGGCATGGACCCGGCGCTGCGCGAGAACGGCTTCATCACCAAGGTCGTCGACGCCGACGGGGTGGAGCGGGAACTCGTCGCCAACCCGGTCCAGTTCGACGAGACACCCGTGAAGAGCCGACGGGCTCCGCAGTTCGCCGAACACACCGACGACGTACTGCGCGACCTCGGCAAGTCCGAGGAGGAGATCATCGATCTGAAACTCCTCGGTGCGGTCACGTGA
- a CDS encoding aldehyde dehydrogenase family protein: MIETSVGPFTPERRMLIDGKLVEAASGKLFDNINPATEEVLGSVADAGHEDMAQAVTAARRAFDETDWATDHAFRRRCLEQLQEALESEREHMRAELVAEAGTPVAVTRLQLDSPLEDALRWPAKYIEQFPWERQLPDGNAFGMASKRKVVKEPQGVVGAIIPWNYPFEVTANKLGPILATGNTVVVKPAPDTPWNATRLGRLIAEHTDIPAGVVNIVPSSDHLVGEALTLDPRVDLISFTGSTVTGKRIMEKGAATLKRVFLELGGKSAMIVCDDADLAQVLPGARAVCSHAGQGCALQTRVLLPRSRYAEGVAILKSVMENIPYGDPTDPGNIQGPQVSANQRDRVLAYIHKGVEEGAELVVGGRRPPHLGKGYFIEPTLFVNVDNSMTIAQEEIFGPVLTVIAYDDDEDAIRIANDSSYGLSGGVFSASPERAMAIAHRIRTGSISVNGGRWYGADGPYGGYKTSGIGRQNGVEGFETYLETKLIGYIG; encoded by the coding sequence ATGATCGAGACCAGCGTCGGTCCGTTCACACCGGAACGCCGCATGCTCATCGACGGCAAGCTCGTCGAAGCGGCGTCCGGCAAGCTCTTCGACAACATCAACCCCGCGACCGAGGAAGTGCTGGGCAGCGTCGCCGACGCCGGGCACGAGGACATGGCGCAGGCCGTCACCGCGGCCCGGCGGGCGTTCGACGAGACCGACTGGGCGACCGACCACGCCTTCCGCCGACGCTGCCTCGAACAGCTGCAGGAGGCCCTGGAGTCCGAACGCGAGCACATGCGCGCCGAGCTCGTCGCCGAGGCCGGCACCCCGGTGGCGGTCACCCGGCTGCAGTTGGACTCCCCTCTGGAGGACGCCCTGCGCTGGCCGGCCAAGTACATCGAGCAGTTCCCATGGGAGCGGCAACTGCCCGACGGGAACGCCTTCGGGATGGCCAGCAAGCGGAAGGTGGTCAAGGAGCCGCAGGGTGTCGTCGGCGCGATCATCCCGTGGAACTACCCGTTCGAGGTGACCGCCAACAAGCTCGGCCCGATCCTCGCCACAGGCAACACGGTCGTCGTGAAGCCCGCACCGGACACCCCCTGGAACGCCACCCGCCTGGGCCGGCTCATCGCCGAGCACACCGACATCCCCGCCGGTGTGGTGAACATCGTTCCGTCCTCCGACCACCTGGTCGGCGAGGCCCTCACCCTCGACCCGCGGGTGGACCTGATCTCGTTCACCGGCTCGACGGTCACCGGCAAGCGGATCATGGAGAAGGGCGCCGCCACGCTCAAGCGCGTGTTCCTCGAACTCGGCGGCAAGTCTGCGATGATCGTCTGCGACGACGCCGACCTGGCCCAGGTGCTGCCGGGCGCCAGAGCCGTCTGCTCGCACGCCGGGCAGGGATGCGCGCTGCAGACCCGCGTCCTGCTGCCCAGGTCCCGGTATGCCGAGGGCGTGGCGATCCTGAAGTCGGTCATGGAAAACATCCCGTACGGCGATCCGACCGACCCGGGCAACATCCAGGGCCCGCAGGTGAGCGCGAACCAGCGCGACCGCGTCCTGGCGTACATCCACAAGGGCGTCGAGGAGGGCGCCGAACTGGTCGTCGGGGGACGCCGGCCGCCTCACCTCGGCAAGGGCTACTTCATCGAGCCCACGCTGTTCGTCAATGTCGACAACTCCATGACGATCGCCCAGGAGGAGATCTTCGGCCCCGTCCTCACCGTGATCGCCTACGACGACGACGAGGACGCGATCCGCATCGCCAACGACAGCAGCTACGGGCTGTCCGGCGGAGTCTTCTCGGCCTCGCCCGAGCGGGCCATGGCCATCGCGCACCGCATCCGCACCGGGTCGATCTCGGTGAACGGCGGCAGGTGGTACGGCGCCGACGGACCGTACGGGGGCTACAAGACCAGCGGTATCGGACGGCAGAACGGCGTCGAGGGGTTCGAGACCTACCTCGAGACCAAGCTCATCGGGTACATCGGCTGA